The following are from one region of the Oscarella lobularis chromosome 3, ooOscLobu1.1, whole genome shotgun sequence genome:
- the LOC136185183 gene encoding TNFAIP3-interacting protein 2-like, whose translation MSSIELISADGDGGGGISNSSDESPDSIKARDATKRLALLFHEKQTELARAAEKIKHLEAALEASEDRIAAATSSQSGPRGGPASLASRKVIEELSKENARLQATLRNSKANAAGEDWILVTGELRRENANLRSKLKTTQTALDSINPDPNDEKQSAGEILRLSSKLVEMEDQLKVKNALIEGLSTHLAETQKRVEKLDFELRDARAAAVVQSDANETTQLKAEIETTNKKLRKAEDDVAHLQKALEQTQLEKTQAIEVTHSWDAYCKEQDKIIRNLEKECAKLKGQVDQLQVGKESRKRDVERILLSAKQLVDKERKDRVRAQAATKRAQEQFELLEGKYRLLEHNFKIESDRRTTLEEELGQRRDDRERFGVLEQQVVVYKEDFETERRDRERIQAECEELNEQLKECRKRIRTLEDERRQLTAAAPPLAPSAMAESRRSSAGGGATAMANYPLSSFEHKMVLQHQQRIENQIKKDRASSQRRMSPHRPPPDVESDLVPRSLTQHLGPSGDVQMDSSFTTLTTHSQPITQPTADSDEEQMSMFGGSRSVIVPRDPFEGPSVPLRMGSLSAPPVESLKNSQAPQRKGRGNELVCPRCSAAFAARDGAAYIEHVDKCCSLSD comes from the exons TTGGCGCGAGCGGCTGAAAAAATCAAGCATCTCGAAGCGGCACTAGAAGCTTCGGAGGATCGaatagcggcggcgacgtcgtcgcaaagcGGCCCACGAGGAGGCCCCGCCTCTCTCGCCTCGCGCAAAGTCATCGAAGAGctatcaaaagaaaatgctCGCCTACAAGCGACGCTTCGCAACAGCAAAGCAAACGCG GCAGGTGAGGATTGGATTCTCGTCACCGGCGAGCTGCGTAGGGAGAACGCAAACTTACGCAgcaaattgaaaacgacgcaaaCCGCTCTCGATTCGATCAATCCCGAtccgaacgacgaaaagcaATCGGCCGgcgaaattcttcgtctctcgtcgaaacTCGTCGAAATGGAAGATCAGCTCAAGGTGAAAAACGCGCTCATCGAAGGCCTCTCGACGCACCTCGCCGAAACTCAGAAGCGCGTCGAGAAACTCGACTTCGAACTTCGCGATgcgcgcgccgccgccgttgtcCAGAGCGACGCTAATGAGACGACGCAACTAAAAGCggaaatcgaaacgacgaataaAAAACTTCGAAAggcggaagacgacgtcgctcacTTGCAAAAAGCCTTGGAGCAAACTCAATTGGAGAAGACTCAG gCTATTGAGGTGACGCACTCTTGGGACGCCTATTGCAAAGAGCAGGATAAAATAATACGCAATTTAGAAAAGGAGTGTGCGAAACTCAAGGGTCAAGTAGACCAACTCCAAGTGGGCAAAGAGTCGCgcaaacgcgacgtcgaacgcatACTCCTCTCGGCGAAACAGCTCGTCGACAAGGAGCGAAAGGATCGCGTACGAGCTCAGGCAGCGACCAAGCGTGCTCAAGAACAATTTGAATTGCTCGAAGGGAAATATCGATTGCTTGAGcacaatttcaaaattgagtccgatcgacgaacgacgttgGAGGAGGAGTTGGGCcagcgtcgcgacgatcgcgagaGATTCGGCGTCCTAGAGCAACAA gtcGTCGTATATAAGGAGGACTTTGAAACCGagcgtcgcgatcgcgaacgaATTCAAGCGGAGTGCGAGGAATTGAATGAACAGTTGAAAGAGTGTCGAAAGAGGATACGAACTTTGgaagacgagcgacgtcagTTGACTGCAGCCGCGCCGCCACTCGCGCCGTCAGCTATGGCAGAGTCGAGACGAAGCTcagccggcggcggcgcaacCGCCATGGCTAATTATCCG TTATCGAGTTTCGAGCATAAGATGGTTCTTCAGCATCAACAGCGGATCGAGAATCAGATCAAGAAAGATAGGGCATCGTCACAACGGCGAATGTCGCCTCATAGGCCACCACCTGACGTCGAATCT GATTTGGTGCCGCGCTCTCTCACCCAGCATCTTGGCCCAAGCGGCGACGTCCAGATGGACTCCAGCTTCACTACTCTCACTACTCATTCGCAGCCGATTACTCAACCGACTGCTGATTCCGATGAGGAGCAGATGTCCATGTTCGGTGGGAGTCGATCGGTGATTGTGCCTAGGGATCCGTTTGAGGGACCGTCGGTGCCCTTGCGGATGGGATCGCTCAGTGCTCCGCCCGTGGAATCTTTGAAGAATAGTCAGGCTCCGCAGAGGAAGGGACGGGGTAACGAGCTCGTGTGTCCGCGCTGTTCGGCGGCGTTTGCTGCCAGAGATGGAGCCGCGTACATTGAGCACGTTGACAAGTGTTGCTCCCTTAGTGACTAA